In one window of Halopiger aswanensis DNA:
- a CDS encoding helix-turn-helix domain-containing protein, producing the protein MGLYEASFRLKHECPYRAISERYPDLTIREWYLSDCQVLEITSATAPTDELLAEIERIGTVLHESIDDDGLQVVTRACLCSLEGSILERFEEHDCLYQPPTIHRQGWEHYTVIAFDEADVRALLRDLEGDRDIELLSKTAVTEQAIPHSMLAPVDQLFEGLTDRQLAALQLALEHGYYEQPRGTSLRELASQTSIARSTYEEHLRKAENKLMANAGTYLRLVTSRTGTDPLDAGRAESAGRYAD; encoded by the coding sequence ATGGGTCTGTACGAGGCTTCGTTTCGGTTGAAACACGAGTGTCCCTACCGAGCGATCTCGGAGCGGTATCCGGACCTCACGATTCGGGAGTGGTATCTAAGCGACTGCCAGGTGCTCGAGATCACCTCGGCGACGGCGCCGACCGACGAGTTACTGGCGGAGATCGAACGGATCGGCACGGTCCTTCATGAGTCGATCGACGACGACGGTCTTCAGGTCGTCACCCGAGCATGTCTCTGCTCGCTCGAGGGGTCGATTCTGGAGCGGTTCGAGGAGCACGACTGCCTGTACCAGCCGCCGACGATTCACCGGCAGGGATGGGAACACTACACGGTGATCGCGTTCGACGAGGCCGACGTCCGGGCTCTGCTTCGGGACCTGGAGGGAGATCGAGACATTGAACTGCTCTCCAAGACCGCCGTCACGGAGCAAGCGATTCCCCACAGTATGCTGGCGCCGGTCGATCAACTGTTCGAGGGACTTACCGACCGCCAGCTGGCGGCGCTACAGTTGGCGCTGGAACACGGCTACTACGAGCAGCCACGAGGGACATCGCTCCGGGAGTTGGCATCGCAGACGTCGATAGCCCGCTCGACCTACGAAGAACACCTGCGGAAAGCGGAGAACAAGCTCATGGCGAACGCCGGCACGTACCTGCGATTGGTGACGTCGCGGACCGGCACGGATCCGCTGGATGCGGGGCGGGCGGAGTCGGCCGGACGGTACGCCGACTGA
- a CDS encoding MFS transporter, with amino-acid sequence MSERTELSQGIHEHLGQFSLHVLLVFATGLTIGSERTVVPVLGGDVLGVESFLVIGSFVVSFGFVKALLNLYAGKWGEEYGRKPVLVLGWLTALPIPVILIFAPSWSWITVGNVLLGINQALTWSMAINAKIDLAGPEQRGLAVGIDEAFGYTGVAAGAWITGVIAGQTSLRPEPFYFLAAVVVLAFLISVFLIGETVQFAQLEGDDDHRDANLPFDEVLKRATYGDRTLFAAAQAGHVENFVDTLFWIAVPLYLTSQGLAIEAVGVVVGVHSAMYFLQIGTGGLADRIGRRPPVVTGMFLAGAGVLGMVFVDGYVAWAILAGLSGLGMALLYPNLMTVPSDAAHPTWRSTGMGVYRMWRDAGYGVGAILIGLSMEFVTLEAAFYLTGVSMVLSGAVVYLWMEETHPEFGTHEPPAPAPETSRGAATDD; translated from the coding sequence ATGAGCGAGCGAACGGAACTGAGTCAGGGCATCCACGAACACCTCGGGCAGTTCTCGCTGCACGTTCTGCTGGTGTTTGCGACCGGCCTAACGATCGGATCGGAGCGAACCGTCGTTCCGGTCTTAGGCGGGGACGTTCTCGGCGTCGAGTCGTTTCTGGTCATCGGCTCGTTCGTCGTCTCTTTCGGCTTCGTCAAGGCGCTGCTCAACCTCTACGCCGGCAAGTGGGGCGAGGAGTACGGGCGGAAACCGGTACTCGTCCTCGGTTGGCTCACCGCGCTGCCGATTCCGGTGATCCTGATCTTCGCGCCGAGCTGGAGTTGGATCACCGTCGGGAACGTGCTGTTGGGGATCAACCAGGCGCTGACCTGGAGCATGGCGATCAACGCCAAGATCGATCTCGCCGGCCCCGAACAGCGCGGGCTCGCCGTCGGCATCGACGAGGCGTTCGGCTACACCGGCGTCGCCGCCGGCGCGTGGATCACGGGCGTTATCGCCGGGCAGACGAGCCTCCGCCCGGAGCCGTTCTACTTCCTCGCCGCCGTGGTGGTGCTTGCGTTCCTGATCTCGGTCTTTCTCATCGGGGAGACGGTGCAGTTCGCACAGCTCGAGGGCGACGACGACCACCGCGACGCAAACCTTCCGTTCGACGAAGTGCTGAAGCGGGCGACCTACGGCGACAGAACGCTGTTCGCAGCGGCCCAGGCTGGCCACGTCGAGAACTTCGTGGACACGCTGTTCTGGATCGCCGTCCCGCTCTACCTCACGAGTCAGGGATTGGCGATCGAAGCCGTCGGGGTCGTCGTCGGGGTTCACAGCGCGATGTACTTCCTCCAGATCGGGACCGGCGGACTGGCCGACCGCATCGGACGCCGTCCGCCGGTCGTCACGGGGATGTTCCTCGCCGGAGCAGGCGTCCTCGGAATGGTGTTCGTCGACGGCTACGTCGCGTGGGCGATTCTCGCCGGACTCTCCGGGCTCGGAATGGCGCTGCTCTATCCGAACCTGATGACCGTCCCCAGCGACGCGGCCCATCCGACGTGGCGGTCGACTGGCATGGGCGTCTACCGGATGTGGCGCGACGCCGGCTACGGCGTCGGTGCGATCCTCATCGGACTCTCGATGGAATTCGTGACCCTCGAGGCCGCGTTCTACCTGACCGGCGTCTCGATGGTCCTCTCCGGCGCCGTCGTCTATCTCTGGATGGAGGAAACCCATCCCGAATTCGGCACACACGAACCGCCGGCACCGGCCCCGGAGACGTCTCGCGGCGCGGCGACCGACGACTGA
- a CDS encoding CPBP family intramembrane glutamic endopeptidase, which translates to MGDREPSRPSPRESGAETPALTALENRYGFDVWGFLLFSHGWTWCWWSVPILAGWHVFRFPGLVFLLVGGLGVTIGGVAMAWLVGGRTGLEDLWRRLVDVRRIPVRWGVVTIGLFPALALTGAGIAIGVDGATQALSAAPLRSLLGDPVALVGTLTVIFLLGPLHEEIGWRGYWLDRLQLRWSALTASLLLGGAWAAWHAPLFLMVGYFSSWDFAPEPTWFAVNILVGAVLYTWLYNNANRSVLAVILFHFVGNATGQLLELSPAADRYQTIVTAALVLAVVRWWGSTALRRDDEQPRPPY; encoded by the coding sequence ATGGGTGACCGAGAGCCCTCCCGACCGTCGCCGAGGGAATCCGGTGCCGAGACGCCGGCGTTGACCGCACTCGAGAACCGGTACGGCTTCGACGTCTGGGGATTCCTGTTGTTCTCCCACGGCTGGACCTGGTGCTGGTGGAGCGTGCCGATCCTCGCCGGGTGGCACGTCTTTCGATTTCCGGGACTCGTCTTTCTGCTCGTCGGCGGTCTCGGCGTCACGATCGGTGGCGTCGCCATGGCCTGGCTGGTCGGCGGCCGCACGGGGCTCGAAGACCTGTGGCGGCGCCTCGTCGACGTCCGACGAATCCCGGTGCGTTGGGGAGTGGTGACGATCGGTCTCTTCCCGGCGCTCGCGCTGACCGGTGCCGGCATCGCGATCGGCGTCGATGGCGCGACGCAGGCGTTGAGTGCGGCACCCCTTCGATCCTTGCTCGGCGATCCGGTCGCGCTCGTCGGAACGCTGACGGTGATCTTCCTGCTCGGCCCGCTCCACGAGGAGATCGGCTGGCGGGGCTACTGGCTCGATCGCCTCCAATTGCGCTGGAGCGCGCTGACTGCCAGCCTCCTCCTCGGCGGCGCGTGGGCTGCCTGGCACGCGCCGCTGTTCCTGATGGTCGGTTACTTCAGCAGCTGGGACTTCGCCCCGGAACCGACGTGGTTCGCGGTCAACATCCTCGTCGGCGCCGTCCTCTATACCTGGCTGTACAACAACGCGAATCGCAGCGTCCTCGCGGTGATCCTGTTTCACTTCGTCGGGAACGCAACCGGCCAACTCCTCGAGCTCTCGCCGGCCGCGGACCGGTATCAGACGATCGTCACCGCAGCGCTCGTTCTCGCGGTCGTCCGTTGGTGGGGCTCAACTGCGCTCCGTCGTGATGACGAGCAGCCGCGACCGCCGTACTAA
- a CDS encoding CPBP family intramembrane glutamic endopeptidase, with translation MSRVFVRERVARRPVVAFFVLAYAISWLGFLPTILGRGGAFGGLNLLLAQFGPAIAGGLVLWYTGGSIREWVGRVGRWRVPLRWWAATIAIPIVVFGAAGVGFALLGYEPQLSRVPDPLRTYLPTLVGLTLLAGLGEEPGWRGFALSRLQERYSPLGATLLLGTVWACWHLPVFFVDPRSSHGITDPLVLVGMVLLTAVGIVLYSFFYTWIYNHTRSVLLMMFLHGGFNTGTVHLVPFADELVFGPTYTTLLTVQIGVLLVAVLALVVLTHGRLGYDVEGDRERRGETAPPVA, from the coding sequence ATGAGTCGGGTTTTCGTCCGCGAACGCGTCGCCCGTCGTCCGGTCGTCGCGTTTTTCGTCCTCGCCTACGCCATTTCGTGGCTCGGATTTCTCCCGACGATACTCGGACGTGGCGGTGCGTTCGGCGGGCTGAACCTGCTGCTCGCTCAGTTCGGGCCGGCGATCGCCGGCGGCCTCGTCCTGTGGTACACCGGCGGGTCGATCCGAGAGTGGGTCGGCCGCGTCGGTCGCTGGCGCGTCCCGCTGCGCTGGTGGGCCGCGACCATCGCGATCCCGATCGTCGTCTTCGGCGCCGCGGGCGTCGGCTTCGCGCTGCTGGGGTACGAACCGCAACTCTCGCGGGTGCCCGACCCGCTGCGAACCTATCTCCCGACACTCGTCGGCCTCACGCTTCTGGCCGGGTTGGGCGAAGAGCCGGGGTGGCGCGGATTCGCGCTGTCTCGCCTTCAGGAGCGGTACAGCCCGCTGGGGGCGACGCTCCTGCTCGGGACCGTCTGGGCGTGCTGGCACTTGCCGGTGTTCTTCGTCGATCCGCGGTCGTCCCACGGGATTACCGATCCGCTCGTCCTCGTCGGGATGGTGCTTCTCACCGCCGTCGGCATCGTCCTCTACTCGTTCTTCTACACCTGGATCTACAACCACACCCGAAGCGTCCTCCTGATGATGTTCCTTCACGGCGGATTCAACACCGGAACGGTCCACCTCGTGCCGTTCGCGGACGAACTCGTCTTCGGACCGACGTACACGACGCTCCTGACGGTCCAGATCGGCGTCCTCCTCGTCGCCGTGCTCGCTCTGGTCGTACTCACCCACGGCCGACTGGGCTACGACGTCGAGGGCGACCGCGAGCGTCGGGGTGAGACCGCCCCTCCGGTCGCGTAA
- a CDS encoding CPBP family intramembrane glutamic endopeptidase, with product MNETSHPRIRKPTVSVASPLLFFAVTFAITWSFWLGAIVFGLRFDSAAGFVVLLAGLFGPGIAGIGFTYLVYDERGRRDYWDRVRDVRRIGGPWALVILFLTLVLTVIAAGLDILLGGAGATWGDAVAGVASSPLSILPAMFFATLPPLLEELGWRGYVLDRLQLTWSALGASLLLGIVWSVWHLPLFFVEGSYQHGLGVGTAAFWLFTIGIVPLSVAFTWLYNNTSRSILAVILFHGMVNFTSELVAVTQRADAFTILLWIALAVALTAVWGPKTLRGVDAVPRPPPRRTR from the coding sequence ATGAACGAGACGTCGCACCCGCGAATCCGGAAACCGACGGTCTCAGTCGCGAGTCCGTTGCTGTTTTTCGCCGTGACGTTCGCGATCACGTGGTCGTTCTGGCTGGGGGCGATCGTCTTCGGTCTTCGGTTCGACAGCGCGGCGGGATTCGTGGTGCTGCTAGCGGGGCTGTTCGGTCCCGGGATCGCCGGTATCGGATTCACGTATCTGGTCTACGACGAACGGGGACGACGGGACTACTGGGACCGCGTTCGGGACGTCCGTCGCATCGGCGGTCCGTGGGCGCTCGTGATCCTGTTTCTCACGCTCGTCCTGACCGTTATCGCGGCCGGGCTGGACATCCTGCTAGGGGGTGCCGGCGCGACGTGGGGTGACGCAGTAGCGGGAGTCGCCTCGAGTCCGCTCTCGATTCTCCCGGCGATGTTCTTTGCGACGCTGCCGCCGCTGCTCGAGGAACTGGGCTGGCGGGGCTACGTACTGGATCGACTGCAACTGACCTGGTCCGCGCTCGGCGCTAGTCTGCTCCTCGGGATCGTCTGGTCGGTCTGGCACCTCCCGCTGTTCTTCGTCGAAGGCTCCTATCAGCACGGCCTCGGCGTGGGAACGGCTGCGTTCTGGTTGTTCACGATCGGGATCGTTCCGCTCTCGGTGGCGTTCACGTGGCTGTACAACAACACGTCGCGCAGCATCCTCGCCGTCATCCTGTTTCACGGGATGGTCAACTTCACCAGCGAACTCGTTGCTGTCACACAACGGGCGGACGCGTTCACGATCCTTCTTTGGATCGCCCTCGCGGTCGCACTCACCGCTGTCTGGGGTCCGAAGACCCTGCGCGGTGTCGACGCCGTCCCCCGCCCGCCCCCGCGGCGGACGCGATAA
- a CDS encoding DUF6920 family protein — protein sequence MISNDSERAGRRAKQFGRPLSRLALPTVLALALATASTVVLAVVAKRTRAFERRVDDRVDDLLADARSAPGGRTRVASADLEDLPAPVERYFRTVLADDQRYARTVRIRQRGEFRLGGQGGKWRPFEATQHVATRPPGFVWDAEIDVAPLLSVRVLDQYGRGEGLLRARLRGAIPVASAGPSPEMNEGELVRYLAEAVWYPTALLPARGVHWEPIDDRTAKATLEHRNATASLVFYFNDRDEVERVTTERYRQEADATAPWTGRFRDYEVRSGRRVPTRATVEWTLPDGDLPYWRATIDAIEYDEAGDGSR from the coding sequence ATGATCTCGAACGATTCAGAACGGGCCGGCCGGCGAGCAAAGCAGTTCGGGCGGCCGCTGTCTCGGCTGGCGCTACCGACTGTCCTCGCCCTCGCCCTCGCTACGGCTTCCACCGTCGTCCTCGCAGTCGTCGCCAAGAGAACTCGAGCCTTCGAGCGACGGGTCGACGACCGCGTTGACGACCTCCTCGCGGACGCTCGATCGGCGCCGGGTGGCCGAACGCGGGTCGCGAGCGCCGACCTCGAGGACCTGCCGGCACCCGTCGAACGGTACTTCCGGACCGTCCTCGCGGACGACCAGCGGTACGCCCGGACCGTTCGCATCCGCCAGCGCGGCGAGTTCCGCCTCGGCGGCCAGGGCGGGAAGTGGCGCCCGTTCGAGGCGACCCAGCACGTGGCGACGCGGCCGCCCGGCTTCGTCTGGGACGCCGAGATCGACGTCGCACCCCTGCTCTCGGTCCGGGTTCTCGATCAGTACGGGCGCGGCGAGGGACTGTTGCGAGCGAGACTTCGCGGCGCGATCCCGGTCGCCAGCGCCGGGCCGTCGCCGGAGATGAACGAGGGCGAACTCGTCCGCTACCTCGCCGAAGCCGTGTGGTATCCCACCGCCCTCCTGCCCGCTCGAGGCGTCCACTGGGAACCGATCGACGATCGAACCGCGAAAGCGACCCTCGAGCACCGGAACGCGACCGCGTCGCTCGTCTTTTACTTCAACGATCGGGACGAGGTCGAGCGCGTGACGACCGAGCGCTATCGACAGGAGGCGGACGCCACCGCACCCTGGACCGGCCGCTTCCGCGACTACGAGGTTCGAAGCGGACGCCGGGTTCCGACCCGTGCGACGGTCGAGTGGACGCTCCCGGACGGCGACCTGCCGTACTGGCGAGCGACGATCGACGCGATCGAGTACGACGAGGCCGGCGACGGAAGCCGCTGA
- a CDS encoding CBS domain-containing protein → MVITDGDSPVGIVTDRDLTVRVLAEDADSSGLPAEDVMTDDPQTIDRSEGFYEATNLMADHGIRRLPVCDGDELVGIITADDLTELIADEEHQLADVIRAQRPEY, encoded by the coding sequence ATCGTGATCACCGACGGCGATTCGCCGGTCGGCATCGTCACCGATCGTGACTTAACCGTGCGCGTTCTCGCCGAGGATGCGGACTCGTCGGGATTACCGGCCGAAGACGTGATGACCGACGACCCCCAGACGATCGATCGAAGCGAGGGGTTCTACGAGGCGACGAACCTGATGGCCGACCACGGCATTCGACGACTGCCGGTCTGCGACGGTGACGAGCTCGTCGGAATCATCACCGCCGACGACCTGACGGAACTCATCGCCGACGAGGAACACCAGCTTGCGGACGTCATCCGCGCACAGCGGCCGGAGTACTGA
- a CDS encoding DsrE/DsrF/DrsH-like family protein: protein MSTDNPTASVDGDGEFDAAELQALRERVDELEASIAEADAGDDQKKMTIVATQGSFDMAYPPLILASTAAAFGWDVVVFHTFWGLDILHEEKSKNLKLSAVGNPNMPVPNAVAALPGMDTMATKLMQKKIDDNGTATIEELIDLSLESGVDLQACQMTIELMDYDEDDFYDGVTTGVGAATALQHMAESDIQLLV, encoded by the coding sequence ATGAGTACGGACAACCCAACGGCGTCGGTCGACGGCGACGGCGAATTCGACGCCGCCGAGTTACAGGCCCTGCGCGAGCGCGTCGACGAACTCGAGGCATCGATCGCGGAGGCGGACGCGGGCGACGATCAAAAGAAGATGACGATCGTCGCGACGCAGGGGAGCTTCGACATGGCGTATCCGCCGTTGATCCTCGCGAGCACGGCCGCCGCGTTCGGCTGGGACGTCGTCGTCTTCCACACGTTCTGGGGGCTCGACATCCTCCACGAGGAGAAGTCGAAGAACCTCAAGCTGAGCGCCGTCGGCAACCCGAACATGCCGGTTCCGAACGCCGTCGCCGCGCTCCCCGGGATGGACACGATGGCCACGAAGCTGATGCAGAAGAAAATCGACGACAACGGGACCGCCACCATCGAGGAGTTGATCGACCTCTCGCTGGAAAGCGGCGTCGACCTGCAGGCCTGTCAGATGACGATCGAGCTGATGGATTACGACGAGGACGACTTCTACGACGGCGTCACCACCGGCGTCGGCGCGGCCACCGCACTGCAACACATGGCCGAATCGGACATCCAGCTGCTGGTCTAA
- a CDS encoding sulfurtransferase TusA family protein, translating into MSSEYTVTETLDVKGQSCPMPIVKTKQAIDDLEAGDVLEVVATDSGSMSDIQGWADGTDGVELLEQEEGDGRYTHYVKKTE; encoded by the coding sequence ATGAGTTCAGAATACACCGTTACGGAGACGCTCGACGTGAAAGGACAGTCCTGCCCGATGCCGATCGTCAAAACCAAACAGGCGATCGACGACCTCGAGGCCGGCGACGTCCTCGAAGTAGTCGCGACGGACTCGGGCAGCATGAGCGACATTCAGGGGTGGGCCGACGGCACCGACGGCGTCGAACTCCTCGAGCAAGAGGAGGGCGACGGCCGCTACACGCACTACGTGAAGAAAACGGAATAA
- a CDS encoding MBL fold metallo-hydrolase, with protein MDDTDFPTPDVEIESVSAEELKARIDAGEAVTLLDTRMESDFEEWRIDGETVESINIPYFEFLEDEIDDDVLARIPDDREITVLCAKGGSSEYVAGTLKERGYDVDHLEDGMNGWARIYERVEVERYDGSGTLYQYQRPSSGCLGYLLVDGDEAAVIDPLRAFTDRYLEDAAELGADLTYAIDTHIHADHISGVRELDDEGAEGVVPEASVDRGVTYADELTLAEDGDEFEVGSATIETVYTPGHTSGMTSYLIDGSLLATGDGLFVESVARPDLEEGDDGAPEAAAQLYESLQERVLTLPDDTLIGGAHFSDAAEPADDGTYTAPIGQLEDEMDALTMDEDEFIELILSDMPPRPANYEDIIPTNLGQQEADDEEAFELELGPNNCAASQESLAGD; from the coding sequence ATGGACGACACGGACTTTCCAACACCAGACGTCGAGATCGAATCGGTCAGTGCCGAAGAACTGAAGGCACGGATTGACGCCGGCGAGGCGGTCACGCTCCTCGACACCCGGATGGAATCGGATTTCGAGGAGTGGCGCATCGACGGCGAGACCGTCGAATCGATCAATATTCCCTACTTCGAATTCCTCGAGGACGAGATCGACGACGACGTTCTTGCACGGATTCCCGACGATCGAGAAATCACGGTCCTCTGTGCGAAGGGCGGCTCGAGCGAGTACGTCGCTGGGACGCTGAAAGAGCGCGGCTACGACGTCGATCACCTCGAGGACGGGATGAACGGCTGGGCGCGCATCTACGAACGCGTCGAGGTCGAGCGCTACGACGGGTCCGGGACGCTCTACCAGTACCAGCGTCCCTCGAGCGGTTGTCTCGGCTACCTCCTCGTCGACGGCGACGAGGCGGCCGTGATCGATCCGCTGCGCGCGTTCACCGACCGCTACCTCGAGGACGCCGCCGAACTCGGCGCCGATCTGACGTACGCGATCGACACGCACATCCACGCGGACCACATCTCGGGCGTCCGCGAACTCGACGACGAAGGCGCCGAGGGCGTCGTTCCCGAGGCGTCGGTCGACCGCGGGGTTACCTACGCCGACGAGCTGACGCTGGCCGAAGACGGCGACGAGTTCGAGGTCGGATCGGCTACGATCGAGACGGTTTACACGCCCGGCCACACCTCCGGGATGACGTCGTACCTGATCGACGGCTCACTGCTCGCGACCGGTGACGGGCTGTTCGTCGAAAGCGTCGCCCGCCCCGACCTCGAGGAGGGCGACGACGGCGCGCCCGAAGCTGCCGCACAGCTCTACGAGTCGCTGCAGGAGCGCGTGCTGACCCTGCCCGACGACACCCTCATCGGGGGTGCGCACTTCAGCGACGCCGCCGAGCCCGCCGACGACGGCACCTACACGGCGCCGATCGGTCAACTCGAGGACGAGATGGACGCCCTGACGATGGACGAAGACGAGTTCATCGAGCTGATCCTCTCGGACATGCCGCCCCGGCCGGCCAACTACGAGGACATCATCCCGACGAACCTCGGCCAACAGGAGGCCGACGACGAGGAAGCCTTCGAACTCGAGCTCGGGCCGAACAACTGCGCAGCCAGCCAGGAATCGCTGGCGGGTGACTAA
- a CDS encoding YeeE/YedE family protein, giving the protein MVVDPVPLQLAAELFPNGISRYAVGGLLVGLGAVVIYVGTGIPAGASTFLESTLSYVSDQPRFQRYVSSRDWRVVFTLGIILGALAFAATVQSGVITTSLYQPGTTGELYEVGGVTLWSTGVQPWRLFLGGILVGIGTRIGKGCTSGHGVCGVGSASKTSLVGVVTFLFVAIVTAQIVAALGVSP; this is encoded by the coding sequence ATGGTAGTCGATCCGGTACCGCTACAGTTGGCCGCCGAGCTGTTTCCCAACGGAATCAGTCGCTATGCCGTCGGCGGGCTCCTCGTCGGTCTCGGCGCGGTCGTGATCTACGTCGGCACCGGCATCCCGGCCGGAGCGAGCACGTTCCTCGAGTCGACGCTGTCGTACGTCTCGGACCAGCCGCGATTCCAGCGGTACGTCTCGTCTCGCGACTGGCGCGTCGTCTTCACGCTCGGGATCATCCTCGGCGCACTGGCGTTCGCGGCGACGGTCCAGTCCGGCGTGATCACGACGTCGCTCTACCAGCCCGGAACGACCGGGGAACTGTACGAGGTCGGCGGCGTGACGCTCTGGTCGACGGGCGTCCAGCCGTGGCGGTTGTTCCTGGGCGGCATCCTGGTCGGGATCGGTACCCGGATCGGCAAAGGGTGTACGTCCGGCCACGGAGTCTGTGGCGTCGGTTCGGCGTCGAAGACTTCGCTCGTCGGCGTGGTGACGTTCCTGTTCGTCGCCATCGTGACTGCCCAGATCGTTGCAGCACTGGGGGTGAGTCCGTGA
- a CDS encoding YeeE/YedE family protein, translating to MSRDRHPLFMPLILVGGLIFGFGLGFSQMARPEVVLDFLQFEDFGLLFVMFGAAIVSGIAFAVMPRIRDSAPLTGDRYERRLKPFDRNVLIGGAIFGVGWGLSGICPGAAYASLGVGNVTILWALGGMFVGAYLQGRWRSQRVASNSDPTSAD from the coding sequence GTGAGCCGGGACCGACATCCCCTGTTCATGCCGTTGATCCTCGTCGGGGGGCTGATCTTCGGGTTCGGTCTCGGGTTCAGCCAGATGGCGCGACCGGAAGTCGTACTGGACTTCCTCCAGTTCGAGGACTTCGGGCTGCTGTTCGTCATGTTCGGCGCGGCGATCGTTTCCGGGATCGCCTTCGCCGTGATGCCCCGAATTCGAGACAGCGCGCCGCTGACCGGCGATCGGTACGAACGCCGGCTGAAGCCGTTCGACCGAAACGTCCTGATCGGCGGCGCGATCTTCGGCGTCGGCTGGGGACTGTCGGGGATCTGTCCCGGTGCGGCCTACGCCAGCCTCGGCGTCGGCAACGTCACCATCCTGTGGGCGCTCGGCGGCATGTTCGTCGGCGCCTACCTACAGGGACGGTGGCGCAGCCAACGCGTTGCATCCAACTCCGACCCGACGAGTGCCGACTAA
- a CDS encoding inorganic phosphate transporter — protein sequence MELATIALFGTAALASLFMAWVIGAGSSGATPFAPAVGANAISTMRAAFFVGVLGFAGAVTQGGNVSEAVGKGLVGGISLPVSGVIIVLLIGAGLMAIGIYTGYPIATAFTVTGSVVGVGFALGGDPVWSKYVEIGAVWVLTPVIGGGIAYTIASFLPRPDVPETVSIPILAGIVGTIVANLKFTFLSSFGGTLAAAGTTVIPVAGAGATAAVSLGFGIVVAAAVRWDIDRDQAGGLRRFVLSLGALVAFSAGASQVGLAVGPLFPLLEELPMVSPFAVLLGGGVGILAGSWTSAPRMIKSISQEYASLGPRRSIATLVPSFLIAQTAVLLGVPVSFNEIIVSAIVGSGAAVAGGAGVSPRKLGYTVAAWIGSFVLAFGLGYGSMLLVGA from the coding sequence ATGGAACTCGCAACGATAGCGTTGTTCGGGACCGCCGCACTCGCCAGCCTGTTTATGGCCTGGGTGATCGGCGCGGGCTCGAGCGGCGCGACGCCGTTCGCCCCGGCCGTCGGCGCTAATGCGATTTCGACGATGCGCGCGGCGTTTTTCGTCGGCGTGCTCGGCTTCGCTGGCGCGGTGACTCAGGGCGGAAACGTCTCGGAAGCGGTTGGCAAAGGTCTCGTCGGTGGAATCAGTCTTCCGGTCAGCGGCGTCATCATCGTGCTGTTGATCGGCGCCGGGCTGATGGCGATCGGCATCTACACCGGCTATCCGATCGCGACCGCGTTCACCGTCACCGGATCGGTCGTTGGCGTCGGATTCGCGCTCGGGGGCGATCCCGTCTGGTCGAAATACGTCGAAATCGGAGCCGTGTGGGTGTTGACTCCCGTCATCGGCGGCGGGATCGCCTACACCATCGCGAGCTTCCTTCCCCGGCCCGACGTCCCGGAGACGGTCAGTATTCCGATACTCGCCGGTATCGTCGGTACTATCGTCGCGAACCTCAAATTCACGTTCCTCTCGTCGTTCGGCGGGACGCTCGCTGCTGCTGGTACCACCGTGATTCCGGTCGCTGGTGCTGGCGCTACGGCCGCGGTCTCGCTCGGATTCGGCATCGTCGTCGCAGCCGCTGTCCGCTGGGACATCGACCGCGATCAGGCGGGCGGACTGCGGCGGTTCGTGCTCTCGCTCGGCGCTCTGGTCGCGTTCTCGGCGGGCGCGAGTCAGGTCGGTCTAGCCGTCGGACCGCTGTTCCCGTTACTCGAGGAGTTGCCGATGGTGTCGCCGTTCGCGGTGTTGCTCGGCGGCGGCGTCGGGATTCTCGCCGGCTCGTGGACGAGCGCGCCGCGGATGATCAAGTCGATCTCGCAGGAGTACGCGTCGCTGGGACCGCGCCGATCGATCGCGACGCTCGTTCCCTCGTTTCTCATCGCTCAGACGGCGGTCCTGTTGGGAGTGCCGGTCTCGTTCAACGAGATCATCGTCAGCGCCATCGTCGGCAGCGGCGCCGCGGTCGCCGGCGGCGCCGGTGTCAGTCCGCGAAAGTTGGGCTACACCGTGGCCGCCTGGATCGGCTCGTTTGTCCTCGCGTTCGGACTCGGCTACGGGTCGATGCTGCTCGTCGGCGCCTGA